A stretch of Lathyrus oleraceus cultivar Zhongwan6 chromosome 6, CAAS_Psat_ZW6_1.0, whole genome shotgun sequence DNA encodes these proteins:
- the LOC127092500 gene encoding uncharacterized protein LOC127092500, with protein sequence MKPSSNDTTIDIDNSSSKRVSFSDNNHTNVEQQQQQQQHQHNVPLLLQPSYSRSKSIIFDELRNFRICLKWCALDHSSCVGKLISYVTFILLTFILPLFTTLFVQVSDASPQDDPISLNKLVQIPESALAIISFFALSRFFLRYGLRQLLFLDALQDDTAYVRRGYARELQKAFRYLGYIILPSFFLELAHKIIFFSAVKISAPNISAGFPLHSIVFVLMLISWFYRTGVYLLVCVIFRLTCQLQILRFESVHKLFEGFGSEAGDIFKEHVRIRRQLWVISHRYRFFIICCIVTMSVSQLGALLLVLASKSEKSFFNSGDLVICSAVQLSGFFLCILGATKITHRAQGIVSIATRWHMLVTNAFAESEQCKDQMSDALASDSSDSDSSDIHISIIPQRLSSFHTRQSLVMYLQHNHGGITLYGFSLDRGLIHTLFAFEFSIVLWILSKVVVLA encoded by the exons ATGAAACCTTCATCAAATGACACAACCATTGACATTGATAATTCCTCTTCCAAAAGAGTATCTTTCTCCGACAACAATCACACAAACGTTGAACAACAACAGCAGCAGCAGCAGCACCAACACAATGTTCCTTTGTTACTTCAACCATCCTATTCAAGATCAAAATCAATCATCTTTGATGAACTAAGAAACTTTCGCATATGTCTTAAATGGTGTGCTCTTGATCACTCATCTTGCGTTGGAAAACTCATCTCTTACGTAACCTTCATCCTCCTCACTTTCATTCTTCCTCTCTTCACAACACTCTTTGTTCAAGTCTCTGATGCTTCACCTCAAGATGACCCTATCTCCTTGAACAAGCTTGTTCAAATACCAGAATCTGCACTTGCCATAATTTCCTTCTTCGCTCTTTCCCGTTTCTTCCTAAG GTACGGGCTTAGACAACTACTATTCTTAGATGCATTGCAAGATGACACTGCATATGTTCGACGAGGCTACGCGCGCGAGCTACAAAAAGCATTTAGATACTTGGGATACATAATCTTACCCTCTTTTTTTCTAGAGCTTGCTCATAAAATCATCTTCTTCTCAGCAGTTAAGATTTCGGCACCGAATATTAGTGCTGGATTTCCTCTACACTCgattgtgtttgtgttgatgTTAATTTCTTGGTTCTATAGAACAGGAGTGTACTTATTGGTATGTGTGATTTTTAGACTAACTTGTCAGCTACAAATATTGAGATTTGAAAGTGTTCACAAGCTTTTCGAAGGGTTTGGTTCGGAAGCTGGTGATATATTTAAAGAACATGTGAGAATTAGAAGACAATTATGGGTTATAAGTCATAGGTATAGGTTTTTCATAATTTGTTGTATTGTTACAATGAGTGTTAGCCAATTAGGTGCTTTATTGCTAGTTTTGGCTTCAAAGTCGGAGAAGTCATTCTTCAACTCTGGTGATCTTGTG ATATGTTCGGCGGTGCAATTGAGTGGCTTCTTCTTGTGCATTCTAGGAGCAACAAAAATCACACATAGAGCTCAAGGAATTGTGTCAATTGCAACAAGATGGCACATGTTGGTGACTAATGCTTTTGCTGAATCAGAACAATGCAAAGATCAAATGTCTGATGCACTAGCTAGTGATAGTAGTGATTCTGATTCCTCGGATATTCACATATCAATAATTCCACAAAGACTTTCTTCCTTCCATACAAGACAGTCATTAG TGATGTATCTACAACACAACCATGGAGGGATAACATTGTATGGATTTTCACTTGATCGAGGATTGATTCATACTCTATTTGCCTTTGAATTCTCTATAGTGCTTTGGATTCTGAGTAAGGTGGTTGTCTTGGCTTAA
- the LOC127092255 gene encoding uncharacterized protein LOC127092255: protein MTENARDGSRRTRSQAAPEWTVTELLILVNEIAAVEADWSVQLSSYQQWDIISENCAALDVDRNLAQCRRKWQSLLAEYEDFRKRQKASSSLDPELFGAIERVVKGREERGEIDRESDLDASVEIETGSKRKRQRRKSEKHLVHKRKESHDEEPGNNHLEEEYLKDFLGKKSKLKRTAKRQPKLIESLPLKNLTELDESHNIEMPKPEESVGNITNNRREENEEILTLKLRELAIEIQEISAESADCKEANPENIEDYRTEFTRRQGDKLIARLGNFSNTLKQLCDLLQECK, encoded by the exons ATGACGGAAAACGCACGCGACGGTAGTCGACGCACCCGATCTCAAGCGGCTCCTGAATGGACGGTAACGGAATTACTCATTCTTGTCAACGAAATCGCTGCGGTGGAAGCTGACTGGTCCGTTCAGCTATCGTCTTACCAGCAATGGGATATCATATCGGAAAACTGCGCCGCCTTGGATGTCGATCGGAACTTGGCTCAGTGCCGTCGGAAGTGGCAATCGCTTTTGGCCGAGTATGAAGATTTCAGAAAAAGACAAAAGGCTTCGTCCAGTTTGGATCCTGAATTGTTTGGTGCTATTGAAAGAGTTGTTAAGGGGAGAGAAGAGCGAGGTGAAATTGATCGTGAAAGTGATCTTGATGCCAGTGTTGAAATTGAAACTG GGTCCAAAAGAAAAAGACAGCGAAGAAAATCTGAGAAACACTTGGTTCATAAGCGAAAGGAAAGCCATGATGAAGAGCCTGGGAATAATCATTTAGAAGAAGAGTATTTGAAAGACTTCCTAGGAAAGAAATCTAAATTGAAACGAACTGCAAAAAGGCAACCAAAGCTCATAGAGTCGTTGCCATTGAAGAACCTTACCGAATTAGATGAAAGCCATAATATTGAAATGCCAAAGCCAGAGGAGAGTGTAGGAAACATAACAAATAATCGTAGggaagaaaatgaagaaattTTGACTCTGAAATTGCGAGAATTGGCAATAGAGATTCAAGAGATCAGTGCTGAATCAGCTGACTGCAAGGAAGCTAACCCAGAGAATATAGAAGATTATCGTACCGAATTTACCAGACGCCAAGGAGATAAGCTCATAGCAAGGCTGGGAAATTTCTCCAACACCCTTAAGCAGCTATGTGATCTTCTCCAAGAGTGTAAATGA